The genomic stretch CGAAATAATAACGATCAGAATAATAGAGATCCAAATAATTTTTTCAAGTTCTGCCATGCGTTTCTTTATTGTGCTGCAAAATTAGAATGCAGGAAAAGACAAAACTTTGATCTGAGTCAAAAAACGATTGATAAAGAGAAATATGATGTATGCAAATAATGTAAACATTTAATAATTATTAGTTTTGCCGCTCGGGGAAATATTAATAACATTGTGAATATAAAGCTAAATAATCCATTATGTCATTTAGAAATGCTTATAAAAAATTCATTGTGAAAATTAATATCTTTTTATCGTTAATATCAATAGGGCTAAATGCCCAACTTCAATTAAATATTAAAGAACTTAATTATGACCCTGATTCTGAGCTGATTCCAAAACATTATTCTGCCAAGAGTAAAGAGAAGGAATATAAAGGGTTTCTTTTGGAGATTAATATTCGGAATGATTCCAATTATCCTGTGACTTTACCATTGGATACTTTAAGCCATGGAATGCCCTTTACTGAGGATTTAAAAGAATACTTTACAAGTGGTAACAGATTATTTTCCATGCCGGACCAGAATCATTTGGTTGGAGTATATGGTTTTATACATCAATCCGGAAAATTCATAGAGTATGACAGAGCAGATGACCCTTTTTATGATTATAAAGGTTTTGAAGATAAAGCTAAAATAATGAAACAGAGAGAGGAAGAAATAGAAAAGTGGAACAAATCTAATGGGATAAAAGCTTTTAAAAATGATAGAATGAACTGGTATCTAGCAAAAAGTATGGTCATTATTGCTCCTGGTGAAGAGATCAGGTATAAGATGTTTTTTAATCCTTTTTTAAAAATGCCTTATTGGTATAGTTCCAGAGATTATTACTATAATTTGAATGCAGACTTACCCTATACCCTTACTTTTAAAATTATTTGCACAAAAAATTTATATAAACATCTGGATTTAAAACAGAAAAAAAAATATGATAACCTATTTGTAGGTATTGTGGAATCCAATACATTGATTTTAACTACAAAACATAATTAATGTATTGTAATTCAGTAATATAAATAAGAGCTCTGAAGCTTCGTTTCTCTGTGTTTTTTCCCGATATTTATCAAAATATTTAATGATGAAATTGAATAAAATACTTTTCTCTTTAATGCTATTCTGTGCCATGTTTGTTCATGCTCAAAAGAATGTAGAAAATATTGACGGAGTTTATAAAGGAAAGGGTGCCGTTTTCATTCTCAATAAAAATAAAACGTTTCTGATTATGGCTTATGCAACGCTGATAAAAGGAACATGGACTATTGAAAAAGATCTTCTATATCTGAAACCCCAAAATCCGGAAGCCAAATTCTTTGTATATGCCCGCAAAAATCCTGATATTAAAACAGGAATGCGGATTAATTTTTCAGGAGATGGTATTGGAAACAGTAATATTGTTGTTGGTGAATTTCCGAATACAATGCAGGCCCTTTTTAATGATGATGCCAATTGCCTGGATTATCCTAATGTTCATGTTTTTAAAGAAAAATGGTCTTCTGTTACCCTGTTGGAAGAACAGAACGAAAGAAATTGGAAAACAGTAGATATTCCAAAGTTAATGTACAATTTTCCAACAGGGGATTATAATGATTTTATAGTACAACATATGCAAGATAGCTTGTATCACAATGATTTTGTTTTTAAAATTACCAAAAAAGGATTGGTGGATGCGAATAGCGGTTCAGAGGAGATTATTAAAAAAACAACTGTAAAAGAAGAATTTTCTGATGAAAAGGAGCTGGAATTTATGAATCAGGCTTTTGATATGGCCTTTGCTGCAGATTATAAATTAGTAAACAATGCCTATAACACCAATGATGATATGAACGGTAAAATAGATTTGAATTACTATAAATATGATAAAGTAAGAAATGTATACGTAAATTCTGCTGCACCAGTCAAGCAATTGAATTATAAAAGTAAAGATTACCATTATAATGATGTGCTGATGAAGTTTGATAGAATCACAGGATCTTCAAAACCACAGATTGTCATTAAAAAAATACCAAAGTCCGTATTTATAGCTAATTGTAATGATTAAAAATTGAGGAGAATTTAAATCTTCACTTTTCTTAAAATCATTTTCAAAATCACTTTTTCTGTAGAAAATTATCAGCATAACTATTAGGTTTTTAAAATAGTATATTAATTATATTTACTTCAAAAACACACCATGCTGATCAAAATTTATGGCAGTGCCATTCATGGCGTTGCGGCCCAGAAGATAACAATTGAAGTAAATGTAGATACCGGAGGAGTAGGATACCATCTAGTGGGACTTCCTGATAATGCTATTAAAGAAAGCAGTTATAGAATTTCTGCCGCATTGAAAAATGTAGGATATAAGATTCCGGGAAAGAAAATTACCATTAATATGGCTCCCGCTGACCTTAGAAAAGAAGGTTCTGCTTATGATTTGAGTATTGCGATTGGAATTTTAGCTGCTTCAGATCAGATTCTGGTTGAAGAAATTGAGAATTATATCATTATGGGAGAGCTTTCGTTAGATGGGAGCCTACAACCTATCAAAGGAGTTTTACCCATAGCTATTCAGGCCAGGGAAGAAGGATTTAAAGGAATTATTCTCCCGATACAAAATGCCAGAGAAGCAGCCATTGTTAGTGACCTTGATGTATATGGTGTGGAAAATATCAAGCAGGTTATTGCCTTTTTTAACGAAGGAATACCTATTGAGAAGGTGGTATTGGATACTAAAAAAGAGTTTCATGAAAAGATCAACGATTTCCCGTTTGATTTTTCAGAAGTCAAAGGGCAGGAAACCGCAAAAAGAGCGATGGAAGTTGCGGCCGCAGGTGGTCATAATATCATTCTGATTGGCCCTCCCGGAAGTGGAAAAACCATGTTGGCCAAAAGAGTTCCGAGTATTTTACCTCCATTAACCCTGAAAGAGGCCCTGGAAACTACAAAAATACATTCTGTAGCAGGAAAAATAGGTACAGAAGCTTCATTAATGACTGTTCGCCCTTTTAGATCTCCACACCATACTATTTCAGACGTTGCACTTGTCGGGGGAGGAAGTGTATATTTGCAAAGTAAATGATAATTCGCAAAGTAAACGATAATATTTGCAGAGTAGAAGATAACTGTTTTAAAAAAATTTAAACTCACAATATTTTAGAAATTGAAATTTAAAAGATAAATTATTTTTTACTATTAGTAAAAAAAGCGTCAAGATCTGTCGTAATGGCGTTATATTTTTACTAATAGAAAAAATCAATTGGATTTTGAGTGTTGCTTCAAACGTCTATTCATGGGCTAAACTTGTCACTAATTGATGATATATTTTGTAATTATGAGTAAACAGCTTGTTTCGGTGCAGAATTTGTGTAATTTTGTTGTACAAAAACTATTAACCTACATAAGAAAATTAATGCAAATGGTTCTATCTGGCTCATCATATTTTGATGGAGACGTTAAGATTTCCGACCTTGATGTTATCAATAAATATACTTTAAATGATGGCATCTTATTTAATAATGCAATATCAAGATTTATATTCTATATATATGCATTATTTTTAATGAAATCTATTTCAAATAGATTAGATAAGGCGATAAAGAAACTTAAAAGTTCTTCATATAAATTTAAGAAAAATCCTCTCGAAATTATTGAAAGGATGAGAGAGTTAATAGATAAAATCTATGTCATAGAAGATCATTTGGATTCAGACAAGTTTTTTTCTTCGAAACAACATCAAAAGTTAAGTACGGTAATTTCTTCAATTCTTAACAAACTAATAAGAATTGAGTCTTTAGCTTTAAAAGAGTATAATAAAAATAAGCCTAAAATTGACGAATCTCATTTAATAAATTTGGTTATCACTAATAATCAGATTGAATTACAGAAAAAACTAAGTAGTTAAATGAGCGTTAAAAGGGGGCAGATTATATACCACAATTTTTCACTGCCAAATTTAAGCGAGAGTGAACTTCATCCAGTTTTAATATTATCTAACGAAATTGTTTCAACTGAGTCTGAAATGTATGTCGGTCTAATGATTACTTCTTCAGATTATTATGAAAATGATTATTTCACATTTAAATTAAAAGATGAGATGCTTATTGAGAATAGGCTATTTAAAGATAATAAATATATTAGGTTGCATTTAATATCATATTTTCATTGTAGTAGTGTTAGCAATCCAAAAATATTGGGAGAAGTTAAAGAAAAAGCAATAACTCGAATATTAAATGAACAGAGAGTTAAGGTGTTCGAAAATGAGTAAACTAGATCTTCAGTTTTATAAGCAACGTAGAAATGTAATCGTAAAAAAAATCTTTTAAAATATATTCCTGAGCTATATTCAGGAATTTTTTATTGTGATTTTGTAAAAAAAGATAAGCCTCGTTATGGATACAGAGAGTTATTATAATGTATTGTTTTGCAAAATAAATAATAATTTCTTCAAGTAACTAATTATTGTTTTTAGGATAAAAAATGAATTTTAATTATTTCAGATTGGTAAATTTTGTCAGAAATTTAGGAGAACTGTATTTATTATTCTTTTTTTATTCCAATCATTAAATATCTATTGAGAAGAGTATATTATCATAATTAATTCTATCTATCTGGGGATTACGGGAAACCGTATTATACTATTCTATAATTTTTGTTATTTTGCAAAAATATTACGACAAGTTTTGTCGTTAGCTATTAATATATTTGATTGTTAGATATAGTTATAGCTTTATGACATTTCATTCGTATTATTAAAAACTAATACCACAACATGAGATTGAATTTTAGCGACAGTAAAGCTTGCCGAGCTATTGAGAATATAAGTATAAATTCTACAGATAGAAGTTTTGTAAAAGATTTTAATAGGAGGTATAATGCTAATTTATTAAAACCAACTATTAAAATATGTAAAAGATTAGTTTTAGCAGAAAATGCTTATGCTTATAATATGGTTTCTTCTGCTAATAATAAAATTGAAATATTATCTGGAGTAAAGAAAAACGAACCAACTGTTTTAAAACTTAGAATTCAGGATGGATACAGGAAATTTTTTCATTTTTTCTGTAAAGATAGTGAGGTGGAATTTTCTTTACATAAGGATTGGGAGGGACAATTTATTGATGTGAGCAATATCTATATCTACGAGATGAATAATCATGATTACTCAAAAGCTTAAATATATGGATACAATCAAAACCAAAATAGAAGTATTTAACCCTATTGATTTGCATAATACAATAGGTGAAGAATTGTTGGAAATATTTAATGAGAATAACTATTCACTTGATATTTTAAACTCGTTGAACATTTCAGTTGAGAAACCAAAAGAGGTATTGAAAATCAGTAAAAATAATATAAATAAAATAGCAAAGTTTACTAACAATAGTTTTCTTTGTGATTACTTAATTAATTTTCAAGAAGATTATAAAAAGTCAAAAAACAATTCTATTTTAGAATATAAAACATTTAAAAAAGTTTATTCAAAGGTAAAGCATCTTGAGAATTTTATTTGTGATGAGGATGTTAATGGAATGGATAAGTTAGAAGATATTGCATTATTCTTGGAAATTGAGGATGAAAAGAATATTTTTCAAGAAGTAAATGATAATATTGCTTTATATAAAATCTCTAATTTCCAACCAGACAATCTAAACTTGTATGCATGGCTTAAAAAAGGAGAGAGAGATTTTAGAAAAATTAAATTTCCTAAATATTGTAGTGAAGGATTAAAATCATGGGTTAAAGGTAATGAATGGAAAAAGAATATGGGTGATTTTAAATATTTTCTCCAACTTCCTAAGATTTTATCGGAATTTGGAGTAGCATTAATCTTTACCCCATATTTAGAAAAAACTGTTTTTGGATGTGTCCGTTGGTTCAATGGTACTCCAGTTGTTCAATTATCTGATAAAGGTAAGAATTTGGCCAACCTTTGGTATGTATTATTTCATGAACTTGGTCATGTAATTAAACATGAAAATGATGAAATATTTGAAGGTAATGATATAAGCAAAAATCAAGTAACGAAAAAAGAAAAAGAAGCAAATGAATTTGCAAGTTTCCATTTATTTAACGGAGATTCACTAAGAAGATTTATGTTTTCTAAAAAAGGAGAAGCTGTTGATGATTTGTTTATTGAGAAAATTGCAGAAAAATATAATGTTGATATTTTATTTTCAGCTTTATGGGCACAAAAAGCTCAGATAAAAGGAGTAAAATATTATCAATATATAAAACACGTATCTTTTAAATAGATTTTTTCATTAAAATAATGTTCTTTGTATTCTAAATATATGTAAAGGTTAAATACAAATAATCTTATTAATATAGTATTCATATTTGCCTCATTATTCTATAATAATCTATTGACTACGTTGCAGATCTAACTATAAAAACTGAAATGAATTTAGATACCAGTGGAATACGCTAATTTGGTATAAATTGTGATTTTGCAAAGTAAATGCGAGTTAGCGAAGTAAATGCAAAAAATTGCAAAGTAGATACGAAAATAATATATTTAAAATTGCTTATCTTAATAATAAAATTGAATGTGGTGGAATTAAATTGCTGTTGAATTTTGTAGTTGAAAATATTCAAAAAAAGATAAAAGATAAAAGAACTGATGAAGATCTAATTATGTCAACAGCTGAAATAGCCATAAATACTTTTAGAGGATTTATGAGGGATTCATTTCGAGAAACATATTTACATCGGTCAATTTTACCTATTCTGGTAAGTGATAATCTTATTGTAAAAAGAAAGCAAAGTAAATAAAAAATAATTTACTAAAAATTACCCAACTTAAAAGGTTGGGTAATTTTTTTCTCCAACTTAAATTTTAAGTTTAATATTTCCAATTTAATTTTTTTTTGTAAACAATGGGTGTAATAAACTTTTTAAATAATCTCAAAAAACGATTATCTTTAAAACTTAAACATGAAAAGGCAATTTGGTAAGCCTACTATATTATTTAAACTATTAACCTATAAAAGAATGCAAGTAATTTCAGTAATTAATTACAAAGGAGGAGTTGGAAAAACAACACTGACATCAAATCTATCTGCAGAGTTAGCAAATCGTGGATATAAAGTCCTAATGATAGATCTTGATCCACAGACGAGCCTAACCTTTTCTTTCATTAAACCAGATCAGTGGTCAAAAGATTTTGCTGCGGATGTAACAATTAAAAACTGGTTTAAGAGAGCTAAAAAGAAGAAGGTTGATTTTAATGACCTCATTATTAATTTAAATATTTTTAAAGGTAAACCTGGTCAACTTAATCTTATTTCTTCCCATTTAGATCTTATAAATATTGATTTAGAATTAGCAACCCAGCTTGGTGGAGCGAATATGACCCAAACAAAGGCAAATTTTTTAAAAGTACATAGAATGCTTTTAAAGGGTATAGAACAATTAGATGATGATTATGATTTTGTAATTATTGACTGTCCACCTAATTTTAATATTGTGACAAAAAATGCAATTGTTGCGAGTGACTACATATTAATTCCTGCTAAACCTGATTATCTGTCGACTTTGGGGATTGATTATCTGAAGCGAAGTATGAGTAATTTAATAAAAGATTATAATGATTACTGTAAAGTTGAAGATGACGATGACGAAGATGATTATAGTGAGATTGATCCGCAAATTTTGGGAGTTTTGTTTACTATGGTTCAGTTTTATGGCGGAAAACCAATCCAAGCTTTAAGACAATATATCAGTCAAACCAAGAAATTAGGGATTCCTATCTTTAAGGACTACATTCGTGAAAACAAAACAATATTTTCAGATGCCCCTGAGGCTGGTTTGCC from Chryseobacterium indologenes encodes the following:
- a CDS encoding type II toxin-antitoxin system PemK/MazF family toxin — encoded protein: MSVKRGQIIYHNFSLPNLSESELHPVLILSNEIVSTESEMYVGLMITSSDYYENDYFTFKLKDEMLIENRLFKDNKYIRLHLISYFHCSSVSNPKILGEVKEKAITRILNEQRVKVFENE
- a CDS encoding ImmA/IrrE family metallo-endopeptidase; this translates as MDTIKTKIEVFNPIDLHNTIGEELLEIFNENNYSLDILNSLNISVEKPKEVLKISKNNINKIAKFTNNSFLCDYLINFQEDYKKSKNNSILEYKTFKKVYSKVKHLENFICDEDVNGMDKLEDIALFLEIEDEKNIFQEVNDNIALYKISNFQPDNLNLYAWLKKGERDFRKIKFPKYCSEGLKSWVKGNEWKKNMGDFKYFLQLPKILSEFGVALIFTPYLEKTVFGCVRWFNGTPVVQLSDKGKNLANLWYVLFHELGHVIKHENDEIFEGNDISKNQVTKKEKEANEFASFHLFNGDSLRRFMFSKKGEAVDDLFIEKIAEKYNVDILFSALWAQKAQIKGVKYYQYIKHVSFK
- a CDS encoding ParA family protein, yielding MKRQFGKPTILFKLLTYKRMQVISVINYKGGVGKTTLTSNLSAELANRGYKVLMIDLDPQTSLTFSFIKPDQWSKDFAADVTIKNWFKRAKKKKVDFNDLIINLNIFKGKPGQLNLISSHLDLINIDLELATQLGGANMTQTKANFLKVHRMLLKGIEQLDDDYDFVIIDCPPNFNIVTKNAIVASDYILIPAKPDYLSTLGIDYLKRSMSNLIKDYNDYCKVEDDDDEDDYSEIDPQILGVLFTMVQFYGGKPIQALRQYISQTKKLGIPIFKDYIRENKTIFSDAPEAGLPVVLSNHHRADIINEIQAFVTDFESKV